CCGTACAATTGCCTGGCTACAATCCAGTCCTGCATCGTGCGAAGATCTTTTGCATTATATTTATGCTTGCTTCCTTTTTTAGGGTGAATAATATACTGATACACTTCTCCGAGACCCGTACTTACTGGAGCCATTTTTGGTGTGCCGGCGCCTGGGGGAATTTGATCCTGTGCTTCCTTTAGCCTTTCATTAATAAGCTGTCTGGCAAAATAGATATCCGTTTCATCATCAAAAACCACGGTTATTACCGAAAGTCCGAATCGTGAAATACTTCTGATTTCCTGAATTTTTGGAACAGTGGCTATACTTTGCTCAATTGGAAAAGTCACTAATTGCTCCACTTCCTGTCCCGCAAGTGTTGGACAGCTTGTAAAAATCTGAACCTGATTGTTTGTGATGTCAGGTACGGCATCAATGGATAATTTAGTTGCGCTCCATACGCCCCAAATTATCAAAAGCAAAGTCATTAAACCAATAACGATTTTGTTCTTTATACTGAATTTGATTATATTATCTAACACAATGTAATTTGTTTTACGCTTAGAAAATAGTCTGTTCCACCCAAAAGTGGCGAAAATAGAAATGTGCGCTAACAGATTGCATGACTGCAAAATTAATTTACAGCATGATTTTTAGTGATTCTTAAACAAGAATCACTAACTGAAATACACATCAAAAGAAAATTAAGCGAAAAATTTAGGAGGTTCCCATATACTTCCCGAGTATCTGGAAATAATCTGGCAGTCTTTTATAACTATTTTTTTAAGGATAATAGCGGGTTGCTGAAAATTAAATTCCGGAATTTTAAAATTAAATTTAACTACCGAAACACTACAGCAAGAGCACTGGCAGAATGGTGTACAATGATCATCATGATCTTCATTATGGTTATGTGATACCTCTTTCTGATACGATATAGAATCTGCACAATTATTATAAACATCACTACACGGAACTAAAAGAAGTCCCAGGATATAGATTAATAATATTGTTGTTTTCCATTTCATACCAGACAAATGTATAAAAAAATTTATGCAATCAGATTGCAAAGTGATATACTGACTACAATAGTTGACAAAGTGGTCTTTGTATGTACTTTTAAAGCAAACAAGACACTAATTAGTTAAGGATTAATAATATTGCGGTTCTACAATTAAGTTTAATTATGTAACCACTTATTCCAATTATATAAAATAAAACAAGCTAATCCATGTAATTTTAAAATAATTAATATACTAAAGATCACTTAATAAATAAAATCATGGAAAACTTAATCAATCAGGAAAATCTTGAGGAAATCAGAGAATTTATTGAAGATAAAATTGCGGATGTGCCGGGCAGCTATATACTTATTGGTGCAATTGGCTCCTTGCTTTTATCTTCATACCTTGATAAAACGGGTAAAAAACAAGCGGCTTCTGCAATTGGAAAATTAGCTATCCCTATCATCGGAATCGGACTTGCCAAATACAAAGATGTAATAAAATCTGAGATCGAAAATCAGTTGGAAAAAGTGCAGTCCTAAAAAAATCAGCATATTTTTTCATTTTATTATTTAAGTTGTGCCCACCAATAAAGCCTGAGATTCACCTCAGGCTTTTCTATTTTAAATTATAACTCATTTAATGTATATGAGATTGTGTTTCACTATCCCACACAATCATTCAATTATTGGGTTCTTAATCCAGATATAAATGCAGGCACATTTAATCGAATTTTTGATATCCTTTTTATTCAAAATTCTACATTGCTGCAGGTTTAATTTGAAATAAAACTTCTGGTATGAAATCAAAAACCAAACACAATTACGAAAGAAAAATCTCTCTTTATAACAATTTTAAAAAATAATTTTAAAATTATTCGATAGCATCGTTTAACATAAAACTATGTTTGTTACTTTTTGAGAATAAGGAACAAATTATTATTAATCAAATAAATGCATCAAAAAACAATACCATCTTTACAAATCATGATTTATTAAACTAGGATAATTTTAAAAAAAACTAACAGACTTATTAAAAAAACATCTTGTGTATTCTAAAATTAATTGTATTTTTGCACGCGAAATAAAAAAGCAGGTCCGTTCGTCTATCGGTTAGGACGCCAGGTTTTCATCCTGGTAAGGGGGGTTCGATTCCCCCACGGACTACTTAATTAAGAAAAAGCTTCAGGGAAATCTGAAGCTTTTTTCATTTTAAATAATTTCGAACTTATACGAACAAAAAATTATAAGGTGTGGAACAATGCACATTTTGAAAATACTTTACATTAAGAGAAGCAAAGTATTTTTACTTCCTATCTACTGAAATCATATTTGACTTATCTTCAATTACAATTTTAACTTTATAATGCACACTTTTATCTCTGTGAAAATTGGATGATATTGTATAGATAACCGGTCCTTTTGAAAAATCCTGCTGGTCACCAATAGAGGGCGAGATACTGTATTTATTGTTGTCTAAATCGAATTGTTTTAAGCTCAGCATCAAACTCTGATGTACAGCGGGAATGGTTATTTCAATCTCCCCATACTTTTTTTCCTCTCCTTTCGCTAATTCAGGATGCACTATTTTGATTTTCATAAAAGAAACTTCAGATAAAGGAAAGCTTTTCAATTGAGCATTTTCTAATTCGGGATCAGGTCTCATTTCATTTGAATCTTCTCCCTGGCATGATACCATCAGAAACAAACTAATAAACTGAAATACTAAAAAAAACTTGGCTGTTTGGGTTTTCATAGTTAACGGGCTTTATAGATTTGATACAATTAGAAGCGCTATTCCGGAAATGCAATTATGTTTTTTTAGAGTAAAAAATACAAACTGATATCAGTTTAAATTGAATTGTTATGAAACCATTGCTTTTTCATAAAATAATTATTTTGTAATCATTTACAACACAAATTAGTAAAAAAAATATTTATTTTACTACAATTTAAACCTATTTTTCTTCTATTTTTTTAAAATTTTGTGATATACTTTTCTAAAGAAAAATGAAATCATTAATCACGATTTTGATTAAACGTTTAAATCGAATCTGCATTCAAAATTTCTATCTATACCGTAAATCTTCAAAGTTGAAGAACTAATGTCAGGGACGCACATGATAAATATGCCAATCAGGAAGTTTCTTATTTGATGCAGCGAATTGAAAATCATCGCGGACTAGTCATTCTGGCATCAAATATTAAAACGAATATTGCCGCGGCTTTCACCCGAAGATTTCAATCTATAATTGAATTTGAAGTACCTTCGAAGAAGAAAATAAAAACATTAGCCTCAATCACCTTCTTCAGGGAATAAAAAAAGAATATGTAAAAATGGGAAAAATGATGTAGCCAGATATTATAAAAAAATACATCTGCCAATAAAATTTTTTAATGACAGATGTACTTACAAATTAAATTTCTAATAAATTTTATTTCATCGTATACGAAACACTATTAGCTTCACAAAGCCTAAAATATCCTAATGCAAAATCATTTGTCTCTTTAGTATTGACAATATTCCCTCTAATGTTTCCTGGTGTTGTCCCAAACGGATTTGCACTTGACGCCTCAAAAATTAAATTCATATAATTAAAAAAGTTTTTCGAAATTCCACGATGCACTATTTGAACAGTTTTTCCCGGTTTTAAATCAGTATCTGAAAATTCGTCTGTAATTTCGTTTCCGTTATAAAAATCATCATTAGACATTAAAGTATAAGGAATTTTCAAAAAATCTGTTGTAAAATACGACAGGTAAAAGTTTTGCTGATCAGCCGGATCATCATAAAAAATAGAGAGCACCAATAAGTCAGGACCTGATATGTCAGGTCTGTATTCTTGTTCTATTTTTTTAATTGGTGTAACAGAAATCATTTTTTCTACAGCGGTAAAACTTTTTCCCTCAACATCAACAAAAAGAGTGTACTCCATATTAAGTACTGGAATGAAGTCGTTACAAACATACGAACCCGCTTCTGTTTCTGCAAAAGTAAAAACAACACCTTCGCTGTTTTCAACACGTACCTGTGCTCCCGAAACTTTTGGCGTACTAGTATTATAATAAGGAGCCATTTTACTTATTTTTATAGTTTGTACCTTTCCGTCAGTATCTTTATTCCAAAGGATTTCAGCATCAATTACTATCTTAGCTTCTCCTGTTTCAAGATCAAGATTCACCACCTCTTCACAAGAAGATAACAATAAAATAAAAAGAAGACTACATAAGATTAGTACTTTACTTTTAAAATTATTTTTTACAGCTTTATTCATATTGTTAAAATTTAAAATTATAAGAAACACCTGGAACCAATCCGTAAATAGATAGTTTTTTTGTCTCGTTTACTCCTGTATCCTCATTTGTTTGAAATGTAATAGAAGCGGCATTTTTTCTGTTATAGATATTATAGATACTAAAAACCCAATAGCTTTGCCATCCTTTCTTTTTATCCGGTTTTGGCGTGTAAGTTGCTGCTAAGTCTAAGTGATGATAAAGTGGAAGTCGGTTTCCATTTCGTAATGAAAAATTAGGCACGTTAAAACCGCCAAATTCATAATATCCGTTTGCATAGGTCACAGGCTGACCCGATTGCAATGAAAAATTAGCATTATAAGACCACTTTGCACTTCGTTCATAAGTAGCGACAACGCTTAAGCTATGCAATTTATCATATCCTGATAAATACCAGTTGCCATTTGCAATTCCGGGTTCTTCCGGAGTTCTTCCCGGAGTTTTTTGTTCTGCTCTTGACAAGGTATAAGAAACCCAACCGTTAAATCGACCAGTATTTTTTCTGAATAATAATTCCATACCATACGATCGGGCTTTACCACTCAAGATTACCTGTTCTATATTGTTGTTTGCTAATAAATTGGCGCCATCTACATAATCAATACGATTTTGAATCTTTTTATAAAATAATTCTCCCTCAAAAGAATAATCACGGTCTTTTATATTCTGAAAATACCCTATCGCATATTGATCCAGTAATTGCGGTTTCATAAAAGGTCCGCTTGGTGTCCAGAGATTCATTGGCAAAGGCGATTGCGTGTTAGACAACATGTGAATGTATTGTGCCATTCTGTTATAACTTGCTTTTATAGATGCATCTTCGCTAAAAGTGTATGATAATGCCGCACGAGGTTCAAAATTATCAAATTTACTTATGATTTCGCCTCTTTTATAAGATATTGTTCCGGTTGGAGCACCCTCTTCATAAATATTGTATTTTGGATTGTACACGACTGATTGTCCATTGTCGTAAGTACTTATTTCCTCGTTTCCTAAACGATAGAACATACTATAGCGAAGTCCGTATCGGAGATTTAGTTTCTCTGTAATCTGATGTTCAAAGTCTAAGTAAGCAGCAGATTCTAAAGAGTATTTTCTATCCAGTTGTTGGTAATTGTACTGTGAATCTGAGCTTGAAGGCCGGACTGTTCCGGGATTAAAATTATAATAAGTACCTTCAACTCCGTAGTTGAGTTTAAAATTTGGATTAACGGATTGAATCCAATTGTATTTTAAACCATAGGTTTGAACCATGTTTTTCCATTTGAACTCCTGAATATCGAGGTTAAGATTAAATTTATAATCACTATAGAAAACAGCTAAGTTGGTGTTTAAGTTATCTGAGAATCTATGCTTCCAGTTGAAAATACCCATCGTATTTCCAAATTGAATGTCTACCAGATTGTTTAGGCGAATAACGTCATTTCCTAAATAACCAGAAAAGCTAACTGTATTATTCTCGTTAAGGCGATAATTAAATTTAGCGTTAAGATCATAAAAACTAATGCCAGCCCTGAGATCTGTTAATTTTAAAAACAAATTTGCATAAGTAGTACGCCCACCAATTATAAAAGAGCCCTTGCCTTTTTTTATGGGGCCTTGTACTAAAAGACGGCTGGAGATCAAACCGATTCCTCCGTTAACTTTATAATTTTCAATATCTCCTGTTTGTTGATTTACATCAAGAACAGAGGAAACTCTTCCTCCAAACTTAGATGGAATGCCACCTTTATACAAATCCATTCCGTTAATCATATCAGCATTAAAAACAGAGAAAAAACCAAACATATGCGAATCTCCAAAGACAGGAGCGCCATCCAGTAAAATAAGATTCTGGTCTGCTGCGCCACCACGAACATTAAAGCCAGAAGAAGCTTCGCCGGCATTAGTTACTCCAGGCAATGTCAATAATGATTTTAAAGGATCCGGCTCTCCCATAGCAGCCGGAATTCTTTTAATTTCTTCCATTGTAAGTTTATTGACACTCATCTGGGTATTTCTCACATCAACTGCTTTTGAGTTGGTAATAATCACCTGTTCCAGCTGCTGACTGTCAGCATTCATAATAAAGTTTATTCTTTCATCGTCAGAAATTGTTATTAGCTTTTCTCCATTTTTAAAGCCAACATAACTCACGATAACCGTATAAGTCCCTTTATTCAATTCTAATGAAAACATTCCGTTTCCATCTGTTGTAACACCTGTTTCCAGTTCTTTAATAAAAATATTGGCGCCAATAACAGGCTCTTTATTCTCATCTAAAACCTGTCCGGTTAACTTGCTTTTTTTTTTGGCCGTAGCGGGTTTACTATTTTTTTGCTTTACGAAAATATTATTGCCGACAATAGAAAACTGAATGGAATTGTTTTTGTTAAGCTCATTAATAAGTGCTTTTATTTCGATATTTTTATAAGTATGTTTTTGATCGAAATACTTTTGACTGGTATTAATCTGATCTGTAAAAGCAAACTTAAAATCTGTTTGGCTCTCAATTTGCTTAAAGACTTCTTTTAATGTCATATTTTGATCTACTGTTACTGTAATTGTTTGGGAGTAGATACATAAACTGAATAAAAAAAAGCACGTTGAAATTATATGCTTCATGAATTTTTGTATTTTTGAATTATTATTAAATGGGACAGCTCTATACTGCCCTGATTATGAGGAGGATGTTTAGTTTCGCGGCTAGTGCATCCTTTTTCTTTTCTATCGAAAAGTAATCTGTTTTAAATCTTCATTTATTTCAAAGTTTAGGTTATACATTTCTGATACTAATTGTAGAATTGTTTTTAAATCTTCTTTTTTATTGATTCGGATTGTAATCCTTTGATTATCGTATTGTTCAGGAATAATCATTTTATAGCCATAATTCGCCATTATATAATCACTTACAGCGCTTAATTTTTCGTTTTCAAAATCTGCAAACCTGTTAAATTCTAAAACTTTAGCAACATTTTTTCCGTAAATAAATTTTTCTCCCGGTTTAAGTATCCATTTCTTGTCCTGGTCTTTTATACTCATTTGAACACTTCCTTCGTAAAGGAAAACCGTAACTCCTTTTTGTACATTTCCCTGAACCGTAAAACAAGTTCCTAACACAGTAGTTGTTGTCTCATTGCAAAAAACCTGAAACGGATATTTTTTGTCTTTTTTGACTTTAAAATAAGCTTCTCCTTCTACAACAATCTTTCTGTTGGTTTCAAAATTATTGGCATAAGTAATTTTAGAATCCGGACTAAGTTCTACTCTCGAACTATCCGGCAGCCCAACTATTTTTATTGTAGAAGTCGTATTTTCAATTGTATTTGAAGTAAGGTAAAAAGTATCCTGTAATGGACTTGTGTTAAGATAAATGCCAGTTCCTGTCAACATACAAATGATAACTGCTGCTGCTGCAACATAACGCCAAATTTTAATCTTTGGTTTTTTAGCAGCAAAGGTTTTAGACTGGAATTGTTGCCAGGAAGCTTCTTTTTGATCCTCAGAATGCGAAAAAGGAATTTCACTCCATAATTTTTCAAATTCCTTATCCAGTTTTTCTTTATCCATGACTTTTTATGGGTTAAGTTTTTTACAATAAAATCCTTGCTTAGAAAAAACACTATACACCATTTCCTGAATGTCTCTGTTGGTTTCTATTCTAAGAATCCTTTCTCGGTTTTTAAAATCAAAATTGATAATACAATCAGAAATGATGAATTGTAAAAGCGTTACAAGCAGACTTGCATCCTTCTTTGTTCTGACATTCGTTTTATACGCTTCAATATGCATTTTTGTTCTCGTTTTTATATATAACAAACGAGAACTAAAAAGTTCCTAATCGTTTTCGACTTTTTTTCGAATAAATTTGCTGGCGAGATAAATATGATTAGCAATCGTTTTTTCAGAAAGGTCTGTAATTGCTGCAATCTCCTTATAGCTAAGGTTTTCCAGTTTATGTAAAGTAAATATTTTTTGCTGCTGCTCAGGAAGCTGATTTATGAAAGTTTGTAGTTTTTCCTGCCTTTCTTCAAAAATTCCTGTTTCAGTATCTTCCTGCTCTGGGTTAAATTGTGAAGGATCGAGCTGTATAATTTTATTTTCGCGGTTAACGTGATTAATTATGATGTTTTTGCATATTGTAAACAATTGTTTATCAAATAAAACATCTTCATTAAGTAATGCTCTTTTATCGTACAACCTTAAAAAAGTCTCCTGAAGAAAGTCCTGTGGAGTAAGAACAGTAAAATTAAATCTTTTGGCAATGTTAATCAATCTATCGTAGTAATTTAAATAAGCCTGTTTAAAAGCAGCTTCATTGCCTTTTTTCAAACTTAATATAAACTCTCTGTTCTCCATAATATATCATGATAATAGATAACTCAATGCCTAAAATAATATTGCATTCAAATACTATAACCTTCCGGTAATTTCGCGATTCTCAAATGAGTACAAAGAACAGCAATTTATTCTTAAAATTTATATGAAAATTAATTTTTAAGTCATTTTAAAATATAACTAACCCTTATGTCTTCTCATAAACTATAGCTTTTTTTGGTCTAAAACTTAATTTTTTGATATAATTTAAAAATAAAAATCCTACAATTAAATATTTTTGTACATTTACACAACTTTTAAAAAGTTTTAAAACTAAAAATTCATTTTAATCGTATATACAAGAAACGATAATCTAATTAGAGAAAATTCAATTCACTGAACTGTTTTTGGAAAAACATTGAATCCTATCTAGTTTCTGGTTGTCGTTTTTTTATTCATTAGAATCATCTGTAAAATCCTTCTCTAGTTCCAAATCATAATAAATTTCTTATTATTAGGATTAATAAATCAAATTGGATATTTATATTTACTTTATAAATTGAAATAAATTAAATTGGATTTTTTAGAGAAAGCGTATAGCTATAATTTTGAAGGCATTACTAACGACGTTTATCAATTTCGTTTCATTAGTGCAGGCATACAGGAAATAACGAAAATTGTTTCCATTTCGCCTATAAATAAAAAACTAAATTGGTACAGCGTAGGTTTTGGAAATCTGGAAAATCATGAAGATGCCATAACTGTTAATGATCTTGCCGAAATTAACAACAATGATTATGATGAGGTTTTAGCTACTGTATTTATGTGCATTCTTCATTTTTTCATTTCTAATCCTGATCATACTATTTTGTTTTTTGGAAACACACTTCATAAACACCGTTTGTACAAACAAAAAATTTCTTCAAATATCAACCTTCTAAAACAATATCTGGAAATTTCAGGAGGCATAACAGAAGAGAATATTAGGCTCATAGAAAAAAAACAAACGATCAACCGAAAAGGAAGGGAACACATCAGGACTATTAGGGAAAAAGATCTTACATCACTTAATAACAGTATTGAAATAAAAAGCATTGAGAAATACAACACATCTAAAACATCTGATTATCAATTTGTTTTATTTAAGTTAAAAAAAGATCTGTAATTATTGAAATAATAAAAAAATAGTATATTTGTAACATTATGGGAGCAAAACAATTAAGAGAATTAGTCGAAAACCAAATAGAAAAATCTACTAATTTCTGGGCTGGTCGTCCTAAGATGACTATCCAGGAGTTAGAAGCCGTAGAGAAATTTGCAAAAGAAAAAAGTAAGCTTTTTGAAAGAGTATTTGATTCTCCCGAAAAAATAGATAAAATAAGCAAAATGCAAAATAGCGCATTATAATTTATATCCTTACATTCAAATCTTAACCATCTAAGCAATTAGATGTTTTTTTTTATGTTTGGTATATATTTTATAATTCTGTAAATCCTGTAAGAAATTATATAAAGAGAAGTGTTTTTTAGTTTGTCAATTTGTAAAAACAAATGACATTATGAAAACTTTTTTACGCAATAATGGTTTAGGTATCTGCTTTTTAGCATTATTTATTGTAGCATTATTTGGGCAGATAATTTTTGGTTTTAAAGAACATAATAAAGAACTTATAGAAGAAGGCAGTACAGCCATTGAATTTTCGGCTTATCTTGTTTCCGGCCACTTTATCCAGTCTACTTTCGAAAATTGGGAAAGCGAATTTCTGCAAATGGCCTTATTTGTTGTATTTACCATTTTTCTGATGCAGAAAGGTTCTTCTGAATCTAAAGATTTTGATAAGGAAGAAGAAGAAGTAGACAGAGAACCATCACCTATCCGAAAAGACGCACCATGGCCTGTAAAAAAAGGAGGATTGGTTTTAAGCCTTTACAAACATTCACTTACCATTGTTTTATTTTTATTGTTTATAGCCTCATTTATAGCTCATTTTACGGAAGTCTTAAAGACGAGAACGAACAGCTATCACTCAAAGGGTTGCCTATGGAATCTGCATCAGATTATATTGGGGATTCGAGGTTCTGGTTTGAATCTTTTCAGAACTGGCAAAGCGAATTTCTCTCTGTATTTGCAATTGTAATACTTTCCGTTTATCTGCGGCAAATTGGATCTTCACAATCTAAGCCTGTAGATGCGCCACATATGGAAACAGGTGGATAATACTTAAATCTTAAAAAAGGGATTTTATCAATTAAAAACTTATCATTATGCACACAGTTACACCCTGGAGCGCAACTGCGCAGGCAGATATTGAAAATAGTGACATCCTTTTGGAAAGGAAATTTCTTAATTACACTTATCAATTTTACAATACAGGCGATTCGCTCTGGATTGTAGTGGTCATGCCAGAAAATGGAAAAATAGCCTTTCGTGCAGCATTTGGTATGAATAGCTGTTTTGAAATTGTCAATCTTTTTGATGACGAAGACACGATTGTCATTATACTAAATTCAAGACTTGGAGCGTATGAAATCCGGGTTAATTTTCCGGATCTGACAATACCTTTGTTACACTATACAACTACTTTCAAGGGAAATACGGCCTTGATGATTCCGTTTTCGCCACGGGACATACTTCCGCTTACCCAAAATGGAAATATAGAAAACACAAGTGGAAAAATTCATATGGAGCAATTTGGATCCAGATCAGGATTATTATTTGCGAGCATTACAAAACCACGAACAGGGTCTTTTTTTTATTTTCAAAATCTTACTTCATTGTCTGAATACTGCGAAGCAACTAAAACGGAATCAAAAAATACGGTTGGAGGAAACTGGCCCGAAATTGGATTTCAGCTTCCTGCTACTGACGAATTACCACTTCCATCAGGAAAAGCTTTTACAATTTCAGATGCTTATGTAGTATTTGATACTGAAATATTTGAAGAAACATCTGCCATCTGTGAACATTTTTTAAATAATCTTGTTAAGGTTTATAAAGTGCTGCAGCAGCCCAGAATTGAATATCATGACTGGCCTGAAATTGCTAAAAAAGTAGCAACAGATTTAACTAATAACAAAGGTGCGTGGACACAAAAAAACGGAATTCCGTATTTGAATGCCTACTTATGCGATTATGAAACACCTCCTGAAAGCATGGTTCAGTTTGCTGTACTTACTCCATTTAAAGAATATGAAGAATGGATTGCTGAAAAACAACCAGTTTGCCATGATTTGATTAAAGGTGTGCCCGCTTTTTACGACCCAAAAATAAATTGTATAAATCGCTGGCTTCCTTCAATGGTTGATAAACTGGATCAGTCTGAGGAACAAAAGAAGGAAATGGTGATGGATTCCTGGTATTTGCATCATCCGTTAATGAATTTGGCAAGACTGGCTTTGGCAGGTGACAAAACTTCAGAGAAACTGGTATTGGATTCTATAGAATATGTTATAAAAGTTGCTCATCATTTTAAATATGAATGGCCTGTATTTTATAATATGGAAACCCTTGAAATAATCAAAGAAGAAACAGAACCAGGTGCTGGGGGAGAAAATGATGTTCCGGGTTCTTACGCGCATTTAATGCTGCTGGTTTTTAAGTTAACTAAAGAAGAGCGCTATTTAAACGAAGCAAAAAAAGCAGCAAAAAAATTAGCAGATTTGGGGCTAAACATTTTATATCAGGCTAATAATACCGCTTTTGCAGCAGGTGCATTATTAGAATTGTATAAAATTACCAATGAAAAATTATACCTGAATTTAAGTTATACCTGCCTGACGGGATTGTTTAAAAATATTCAGCTGTATGATTGCAGATACGGGTTTGGCAAAAATTACAGTAATTTCTTCTCCATTTTCCCACTAAATGATGCGCCGTATACTGCTGCATATGAAGAGTTAGAAGTATATGCTGCTTTATCAGAATATATGGTTCAGGCGAAAGATGTTGAAATTTTGCCGGCACTAAAAACGCTGCTTCCTGAATTCATTAAATATGCTGTTGGCCGGATTGCTTATTATT
The Flavobacterium flavigenum genome window above contains:
- a CDS encoding RNA polymerase sigma factor, which codes for MENREFILSLKKGNEAAFKQAYLNYYDRLINIAKRFNFTVLTPQDFLQETFLRLYDKRALLNEDVLFDKQLFTICKNIIINHVNRENKIIQLDPSQFNPEQEDTETGIFEERQEKLQTFINQLPEQQQKIFTLHKLENLSYKEIAAITDLSEKTIANHIYLASKFIRKKVEND
- a CDS encoding TonB-dependent receptor — encoded protein: MKHIISTCFFLFSLCIYSQTITVTVDQNMTLKEVFKQIESQTDFKFAFTDQINTSQKYFDQKHTYKNIEIKALINELNKNNSIQFSIVGNNIFVKQKNSKPATAKKKSKLTGQVLDENKEPVIGANIFIKELETGVTTDGNGMFSLELNKGTYTVIVSYVGFKNGEKLITISDDERINFIMNADSQQLEQVIITNSKAVDVRNTQMSVNKLTMEEIKRIPAAMGEPDPLKSLLTLPGVTNAGEASSGFNVRGGAADQNLILLDGAPVFGDSHMFGFFSVFNADMINGMDLYKGGIPSKFGGRVSSVLDVNQQTGDIENYKVNGGIGLISSRLLVQGPIKKGKGSFIIGGRTTYANLFLKLTDLRAGISFYDLNAKFNYRLNENNTVSFSGYLGNDVIRLNNLVDIQFGNTMGIFNWKHRFSDNLNTNLAVFYSDYKFNLNLDIQEFKWKNMVQTYGLKYNWIQSVNPNFKLNYGVEGTYYNFNPGTVRPSSSDSQYNYQQLDRKYSLESAAYLDFEHQITEKLNLRYGLRYSMFYRLGNEEISTYDNGQSVVYNPKYNIYEEGAPTGTISYKRGEIISKFDNFEPRAALSYTFSEDASIKASYNRMAQYIHMLSNTQSPLPMNLWTPSGPFMKPQLLDQYAIGYFQNIKDRDYSFEGELFYKKIQNRIDYVDGANLLANNNIEQVILSGKARSYGMELLFRKNTGRFNGWVSYTLSRAEQKTPGRTPEEPGIANGNWYLSGYDKLHSLSVVATYERSAKWSYNANFSLQSGQPVTYANGYYEFGGFNVPNFSLRNGNRLPLYHHLDLAATYTPKPDKKKGWQSYWVFSIYNIYNRKNAASITFQTNEDTGVNETKKLSIYGLVPGVSYNFKF
- a CDS encoding DUF6934 family protein is translated as MDFLEKAYSYNFEGITNDVYQFRFISAGIQEITKIVSISPINKKLNWYSVGFGNLENHEDAITVNDLAEINNNDYDEVLATVFMCILHFFISNPDHTILFFGNTLHKHRLYKQKISSNINLLKQYLEISGGITEENIRLIEKKQTINRKGREHIRTIREKDLTSLNNSIEIKSIEKYNTSKTSDYQFVLFKLKKDL
- a CDS encoding DUF4249 domain-containing protein, whose amino-acid sequence is MNKAVKNNFKSKVLILCSLLFILLLSSCEEVVNLDLETGEAKIVIDAEILWNKDTDGKVQTIKISKMAPYYNTSTPKVSGAQVRVENSEGVVFTFAETEAGSYVCNDFIPVLNMEYTLFVDVEGKSFTAVEKMISVTPIKKIEQEYRPDISGPDLLVLSIFYDDPADQQNFYLSYFTTDFLKIPYTLMSNDDFYNGNEITDEFSDTDLKPGKTVQIVHRGISKNFFNYMNLIFEASSANPFGTTPGNIRGNIVNTKETNDFALGYFRLCEANSVSYTMK
- a CDS encoding DUF6660 family protein, with product MKWKTTILLIYILGLLLVPCSDVYNNCADSISYQKEVSHNHNEDHDDHCTPFCQCSCCSVSVVKFNFKIPEFNFQQPAIILKKIVIKDCQIISRYSGSIWEPPKFFA
- a CDS encoding FecR family protein, whose product is MDKEKLDKEFEKLWSEIPFSHSEDQKEASWQQFQSKTFAAKKPKIKIWRYVAAAAVIICMLTGTGIYLNTSPLQDTFYLTSNTIENTTSTIKIVGLPDSSRVELSPDSKITYANNFETNRKIVVEGEAYFKVKKDKKYPFQVFCNETTTTVLGTCFTVQGNVQKGVTVFLYEGSVQMSIKDQDKKWILKPGEKFIYGKNVAKVLEFNRFADFENEKLSAVSDYIMANYGYKMIIPEQYDNQRITIRINKKEDLKTILQLVSEMYNLNFEINEDLKQITFR